One Capsicum annuum cultivar UCD-10X-F1 chromosome 2, UCD10Xv1.1, whole genome shotgun sequence genomic window carries:
- the LOC107858581 gene encoding NEP1-interacting protein-like 1, protein MEMEFYAYPSRVLPFSSSICSFCIRDLVDKAKDFFTVAISAIIGSVFSAIFTFFFALVGTLLGAFTGALIGQETESGFVRGAAVGAISGAVFSLEVFESSMLLWQADESGIRCLLYLIDVLTSLLSGRLVRERIGPAMLSAVQSQMGAVELAYDEVPNIFDTGGAKGLHGDSVEKIPKIVIKKGNNLDDSGERVSCSVCLQDFQLGETVRCLPQCYHMFHLPCIDTWLLRHGSCPMCRRDL, encoded by the exons ATGGAAATGGAATTTTACGCATACCCATCTCGTGTTTTGcccttttcttcttctatttgttCTTTTTGTATCAGGGATTTGGTCGATAAGGCCAAAGATTTCTTTACCGTTGCAATATCTGCAATCATTGGCAGCGTCTTCTCTGCAATTTTCACCTTCTTCTTTGCATTAG TGGGCACCTTATTAGGAGCATTTACTGGAGCTTTGATTGGACAAGAGACGGAGAGTGGATTTGTTAGAGGTGCTGCAGTTGGTGCCATCTCTGGCGCTGTTTTCTCTCTTGAAGTCTTTGAGTCGTCTATGTTATTATGGCAGGCAGATGAATCTGGAATTAGATGTCTTCTTTACTTG ATTGATGTACTCACAAGCCTGTTAAGTGGTCGATTGGTGCGTGAGCGGATTGGTCCAGCAATGCTAAGTGCAGTCCAGAGTCAG ATGGGAGCTGTTGAACTTGCATATGACGAGGTCCCTAACATTTTTGATACGGGTGGGGCTAAAGGCTTGCATGGAGATTCTGTTGAAAAGATCCCGAAGATTGTAATTAAAAAAGGTAACAACTTGGATGATTCTGGAGAGAGAGTCTCTTGTTCCGTCTGCCTTCAG GACTTTCAACTTGGAGAAACTGTTAGATGTCTGCCACAATGTTATCACATGTTCCACTTACCATGCATTGACACATGGCTGTTGAGACATGGCTCTTGCCCAATGTGCAGAAGGGATCTGTAG